Proteins from a genomic interval of Sphingobacterium lactis:
- a CDS encoding universal stress protein: MTIIVPTDFSANARYAAAYACQLAQSQGQQIHLLHCYTSSSIGASEADNDKNPTLLADEKIQELQTQLIQQYPDLHITIECSRSLIIDKLTELSRSGDYQLIVMGASGDSQSKPLYWGSTTVAVSAKSEIPVIVIPNQETPFSNAKAALLTNFKPEELDTLKEFQQLVGTPAQLNLIHVYKENQNGHNVMETLDTWAYNIREMGTILDIQPIVEPIQKEDEALDTVPEVVSKIITDANPDIILITPSRKSFFERLFVGSVSKAIALELTRPAFFDKI, translated from the coding sequence ATGACCATCATTGTCCCCACCGACTTTTCCGCAAATGCACGCTATGCGGCAGCCTATGCCTGCCAACTGGCCCAGTCACAAGGACAGCAAATCCATCTGCTGCACTGCTACACGAGCAGCTCCATTGGAGCCTCCGAGGCAGATAACGACAAGAACCCTACCCTATTGGCGGACGAAAAGATCCAGGAACTGCAGACGCAGCTGATCCAGCAGTACCCCGACCTCCATATCACTATCGAATGCTCAAGAAGCTTGATCATTGATAAGCTCACCGAGCTTTCCCGTTCGGGCGATTACCAGCTGATTGTGATGGGTGCTTCCGGAGATAGCCAATCCAAGCCGCTCTACTGGGGGAGCACGACCGTGGCCGTATCGGCCAAGTCCGAGATCCCGGTCATAGTCATTCCAAATCAGGAGACACCGTTCAGCAACGCCAAAGCTGCGCTATTGACAAACTTCAAGCCCGAGGAACTCGATACGCTGAAGGAATTTCAGCAGTTGGTCGGCACACCGGCACAGCTCAACTTGATCCACGTGTACAAGGAGAATCAGAACGGCCACAATGTTATGGAAACCCTGGATACTTGGGCATACAACATCCGCGAAATGGGTACCATCCTGGATATCCAACCGATCGTTGAACCAATCCAAAAGGAAGATGAGGCTTTGGATACCGTTCCGGAAGTGGTCAGCAAGATCATTACCGACGCCAATCCGGATATTATCCTGATCACGCCGAGCAGAAAGTCATTCTTCGAACGCTTATTCGTTGGTTCGGTTTCCAAAGCCATCGCCTTGGAACTTACCAGACCCGCATTCTTTGATAAAATTTAA
- a CDS encoding universal stress protein — protein sequence MSKLLIPIDFSEFSENAVRYAAQVAADAGQEIDLVHVFSSHSNSYLNAQGDMPLTDPNVPEAEENMKKAVESFQKEFPSATFNPIFRNGNLYDEIKEVTNATPYDAVVMGTKGASGLEAVFIGSNTYDTILNTTTPVLAVPVDCTSYKHDTVGLLCNFKEAELTALQQALPLFKTNYRLVLIHVNTNDRPIKDIDAQFKEWINRIESEIGISDISYIIKPQTLFMRQKESVAQAITSVLLDEQVEILILTKSKKSVFRQLTESNVIKKMAFDIKIPTFFARVLK from the coding sequence ATGAGTAAACTACTTATCCCTATAGATTTTTCTGAATTTTCGGAAAATGCCGTACGCTATGCGGCACAGGTGGCAGCCGATGCCGGACAGGAAATTGATTTAGTCCATGTCTTTTCCAGCCATTCGAACAGCTACCTGAATGCACAGGGCGATATGCCTCTTACGGACCCGAATGTTCCCGAAGCCGAAGAAAACATGAAAAAAGCAGTGGAATCATTCCAAAAGGAATTTCCATCGGCAACCTTCAATCCGATTTTCCGCAATGGAAACCTATATGACGAAATCAAGGAGGTGACAAACGCGACACCGTACGATGCTGTTGTAATGGGTACGAAAGGCGCTTCAGGACTGGAAGCGGTATTTATCGGATCCAATACTTACGATACCATCCTGAACACCACAACACCGGTACTTGCCGTCCCTGTAGACTGCACTTCCTATAAACACGATACGGTAGGTTTACTCTGCAACTTCAAAGAGGCGGAATTGACGGCCTTACAGCAGGCATTGCCTTTGTTCAAAACAAATTACCGTTTGGTACTGATTCACGTGAATACGAACGACAGACCGATCAAAGATATCGATGCGCAATTCAAGGAATGGATCAACAGAATAGAATCCGAAATCGGCATTTCCGATATTTCCTATATCATCAAACCACAGACATTATTCATGCGCCAGAAGGAATCCGTGGCACAGGCCATCACTTCTGTCCTATTGGACGAACAGGTGGAAATATTGATTTTAACGAAAAGTAAGAAAAGTGTTTTCCGTCAGCTCACAGAATCCAATGTGATCAAAAAAATGGCTTTTGACATCAAAATCCCAACATTTTTTGCCCGTGTCCTGAAATAG
- a CDS encoding OmpA family protein has protein sequence MKATYFKKASALAVAVLLSSATFAQTNTATVEGTSILGPTTDYRTWSIGVNAGVLNQSNIFGFNRAGFDKLNHNVGYSAYVKKQISPSFGLKAQYMGGKVGGVNEDASGTEISEFETKMPWSAALSGEFTFANTNWRFFNSIIKPYFAFGIGALNFETSTFVGETKTTAESQTKLYVPVDAGFKFAVARGINIDLGYQLNWANQNFDGVTGDQYKNDLFSYAHAGLEIALGDGNKPYLGNSNPVATMSAKYDELKAERDALIASNEQLKSEISTINENLADDDGDGVANKFDKCPDTPAGTKVDGSGCPLPELKNETKVIEKIVVTEEDKKVVDEAIKNLEFDLSKATIRPSSYESLNKVAALLIEKNFSLKLAGHTDNTGSLQLNLRLSKERAESVKAYLVSKGANASRIEATGYGPNQPIATNSTAEGRQQNRRVEFTLY, from the coding sequence ATGAAAGCAACTTACTTTAAGAAAGCTAGTGCACTAGCTGTTGCAGTATTACTCTCTTCTGCTACTTTTGCACAAACCAACACAGCAACTGTTGAAGGAACATCTATCTTAGGCCCAACAACAGATTACAGAACGTGGTCTATCGGTGTTAACGCAGGTGTCCTGAATCAATCGAACATCTTCGGTTTCAATAGAGCAGGTTTTGATAAATTGAACCACAACGTAGGTTACAGTGCTTATGTGAAGAAGCAAATCTCTCCATCATTCGGCTTGAAAGCGCAATATATGGGCGGTAAAGTTGGTGGTGTGAACGAAGATGCATCGGGAACAGAAATTTCTGAATTCGAAACAAAAATGCCTTGGTCCGCAGCATTATCCGGTGAGTTCACCTTTGCTAACACGAACTGGAGATTCTTCAACAGCATCATTAAGCCTTACTTCGCTTTCGGTATCGGTGCATTGAACTTCGAAACTTCCACTTTCGTAGGCGAAACCAAAACTACTGCAGAATCACAAACGAAATTGTACGTTCCTGTAGATGCAGGTTTCAAATTCGCTGTGGCTAGAGGCATCAACATCGATCTAGGTTACCAATTGAACTGGGCTAACCAAAACTTCGATGGCGTAACTGGCGACCAATACAAAAATGACTTATTCTCGTATGCACACGCAGGTCTTGAGATCGCTTTGGGTGATGGCAACAAACCTTACCTAGGTAACTCCAACCCAGTTGCGACCATGTCCGCAAAATACGATGAGTTGAAAGCTGAGCGTGATGCTTTGATCGCTTCCAATGAGCAATTGAAATCTGAGATCTCTACGATCAACGAGAACCTTGCGGATGATGATGGCGACGGTGTTGCTAACAAATTCGACAAGTGTCCTGACACACCTGCTGGAACAAAAGTTGACGGTTCAGGATGTCCACTTCCAGAATTGAAGAACGAAACGAAGGTAATCGAGAAAATCGTTGTTACCGAAGAAGATAAGAAAGTAGTTGATGAGGCGATCAAAAACCTAGAGTTCGACTTGAGCAAAGCGACTATCCGTCCTTCCTCATACGAATCCTTGAATAAAGTTGCTGCTTTATTGATCGAGAAAAACTTCAGCCTGAAATTAGCTGGTCACACCGATAACACAGGATCATTGCAATTGAACCTACGTTTATCGAAAGAACGTGCGGAATCCGTAAAAGCATACTTGGTATCCAAAGGTGCTAACGCTTCCCGAATCGAAGCTACAGGTTACGGTCCGAACCAACCTATCGCAACCAACAGCACTGCTGAAGGTCGCCAACAAAACAGACGTGTAGAGTTCACGCTTTACTAG
- a CDS encoding amino acid permease: MWYKKSISKLIAEAEQSGEGTLKRTLSSSGLIALGVGAIIGAGLFSLTGIAAADHAGPAVMLSFIVAAVGCAFAGLCYAEFASMIPVAGSAYTYSYATMGEFMAWIIGWDLVLEYALAAATVAVSWSQYFNELMQIVGISLPPELLAGPWEGGMINLPAIIIVCLLSLLLMRGTQESSFVNNILVILKVSVVLLFIVLGWSFINPANHDPFIPVNEGEEMLKRGDIGFMEFFNGGYFGHYGISGILRASAVVFFAFIGFDAVSTAAQEAKNPKKGMPIGIIGSLVICTLLYVLFSYVMTGLAPYTAFSGDAKPVATAFERTGYHFLNTAMIVTIIAGYTSVILVMLLGQSRVFYTMSKDGLLPKIFSDLSKRQTPWKTNLIFMVFVSIFAGFVPVSDLGHMVSIGTLFAFTLVCIGVLVLRKTNPNLDRPFKTPLVPLVPILGILVCIAMMASLPLVSWERLGIWMAIGVAVYFLYGHKHSKLRKERESSGTGVE, from the coding sequence ATGTGGTATAAAAAATCAATTTCTAAATTAATTGCGGAGGCCGAGCAGAGTGGTGAGGGTACCTTAAAACGGACGCTTTCCAGCTCAGGGCTGATTGCGCTCGGTGTTGGTGCGATCATTGGTGCTGGTCTGTTCTCCCTTACGGGAATTGCTGCGGCTGACCATGCCGGACCTGCGGTGATGCTGTCCTTTATTGTTGCTGCCGTGGGCTGTGCCTTTGCGGGTCTCTGTTATGCAGAGTTCGCTTCCATGATTCCCGTTGCAGGATCGGCCTACACGTATTCATATGCGACTATGGGGGAATTCATGGCGTGGATTATCGGGTGGGATCTGGTGCTGGAATATGCACTTGCCGCCGCGACCGTCGCCGTCAGCTGGTCCCAATATTTCAATGAATTGATGCAGATTGTCGGGATCAGTCTCCCTCCGGAGCTCCTGGCGGGTCCATGGGAAGGTGGGATGATCAACCTGCCGGCCATTATCATTGTCTGTCTATTATCGCTGCTCTTGATGCGCGGAACGCAGGAGTCCTCCTTCGTCAATAATATCCTGGTGATCCTGAAAGTCAGCGTTGTGTTGCTTTTCATCGTTTTGGGCTGGTCGTTCATCAATCCGGCGAACCACGATCCGTTCATTCCGGTGAACGAAGGCGAGGAGATGCTGAAACGCGGTGATATCGGATTTATGGAATTCTTTAACGGCGGTTATTTCGGTCATTACGGTATTTCGGGCATCTTGCGCGCCTCTGCGGTGGTATTCTTTGCCTTTATCGGATTTGATGCCGTAAGTACGGCGGCTCAGGAAGCTAAGAACCCAAAGAAAGGCATGCCGATCGGAATCATTGGATCCTTGGTGATCTGTACCTTATTATATGTGCTGTTCTCGTACGTGATGACGGGCTTGGCACCATATACCGCTTTCAGTGGTGATGCCAAACCGGTTGCTACGGCATTCGAAAGAACGGGCTACCACTTCCTGAATACGGCGATGATCGTGACCATTATTGCGGGTTATACATCGGTTATCCTGGTGATGCTTTTGGGACAGAGCCGTGTTTTCTACACCATGAGTAAGGATGGGCTGTTACCGAAGATTTTCTCGGACCTATCTAAACGCCAGACACCATGGAAGACAAACCTGATCTTTATGGTTTTCGTAAGTATCTTCGCGGGTTTTGTACCGGTTTCCGATTTGGGACACATGGTGAGCATCGGGACGCTATTTGCCTTTACCCTTGTGTGTATCGGTGTACTTGTCCTTCGTAAGACCAACCCGAACCTGGATCGTCCATTTAAGACCCCTTTGGTTCCTTTGGTGCCGATCTTGGGTATCTTGGTGTGTATTGCGATGATGGCTTCCCTTCCGTTGGTGAGCTGGGAGCGTTTGGGCATCTGGATGGCGATTGGTGTCGCGGTATATTTCTTGTATGGTCATAAGCACTCCAAATTGCGGAAAGAACGGGAAAGCTCCGGAACCGGTGTGGAGTAA
- a CDS encoding DEAD/DEAH box helicase, with amino-acid sequence MNPFLELGIRHEIVNAITELGFEKPSPIQEKAIPVLLTGNDDFVGLAQTGTGKTAAFGLPLLEQLDFSSKQPQALVLCPTRELCLQIARDLEKFAKYIDNVHVVAVYGGANIGDQLRQIRRGVQIVVATPGRMLDIIGRNAIDFSNVRYVVLDEADEMLNMGFQEDINNILSETPDDKKTWLFSATMPKEVRRIAQNYMTNPQELTVGTKNTGNANIEHQYFMIKAKDKYAAFKRIVDFYPEIFGIVFCRTKIETQEIAEALIKDGYNADALHGDLSQQQRDKVMKRYRERSLQLLIATDVAARGIDVNDVTHVINYSLPDETENYTHRSGRTARAGKTGISISLINVKEMSKIRHIEKIIGKEFIRMQVPQGAEVCEKQLFAMVNKVQNVEVHEDQINNFMPQILESLQDLSKEEVIKKFASLEFNRFLNYYQDAPDLNMEARESRGDRDRDGGRRSGSKGYTRLFINLGSVDEFSRGDMLGFICNNGKISGKSVGKIDMKGVFTFFEVLDEEVENVFQGFKGAEFNGRGVRIEVSGEGGRSDRGGKRRSGGSGDRRDRSGYSSRGGSGSGRRDRDRGGSGFRDFSGKRRESKSRY; translated from the coding sequence ATGAACCCATTTTTAGAACTGGGAATCCGTCATGAGATTGTTAATGCCATCACTGAGTTAGGTTTCGAAAAACCTTCTCCCATCCAGGAAAAAGCCATTCCTGTATTACTGACTGGTAACGACGATTTTGTCGGATTGGCCCAAACAGGTACAGGGAAGACAGCGGCATTTGGTCTTCCACTTTTAGAACAACTAGACTTTTCATCAAAACAACCTCAGGCATTGGTACTATGTCCTACGCGTGAGCTATGTTTGCAAATCGCAAGAGACCTAGAAAAATTTGCCAAGTACATCGATAACGTGCATGTAGTAGCCGTTTACGGCGGTGCCAACATCGGTGATCAATTACGTCAGATCCGTCGTGGCGTGCAAATCGTTGTAGCTACCCCAGGTAGAATGTTAGACATCATTGGCCGTAACGCCATTGATTTCTCCAACGTGCGCTACGTAGTATTGGACGAAGCTGATGAAATGTTGAACATGGGTTTCCAAGAGGATATCAATAACATCCTTTCCGAAACTCCTGACGACAAAAAGACATGGTTATTTTCAGCAACCATGCCGAAAGAAGTGCGCCGTATCGCACAGAACTACATGACCAACCCGCAAGAGTTGACTGTAGGTACTAAAAATACAGGTAACGCGAATATTGAGCACCAATATTTCATGATCAAGGCGAAAGATAAATACGCTGCCTTCAAACGCATCGTTGACTTTTACCCTGAGATCTTTGGTATCGTATTCTGCCGTACGAAGATTGAAACACAAGAGATCGCTGAAGCGTTGATCAAGGATGGTTATAATGCAGATGCACTGCACGGTGACCTTTCCCAACAACAACGCGACAAAGTCATGAAACGCTATCGCGAACGCAGTTTACAATTGTTGATCGCAACAGACGTAGCTGCCCGTGGTATTGACGTGAATGACGTAACACACGTGATCAACTACTCCCTACCGGATGAGACGGAAAACTATACCCACCGTTCTGGCCGTACTGCACGTGCCGGTAAGACAGGTATCTCCATCTCCCTGATTAATGTGAAGGAAATGAGTAAAATCCGCCACATCGAAAAAATCATCGGTAAGGAATTTATCCGCATGCAAGTTCCTCAAGGAGCTGAAGTGTGTGAGAAACAATTGTTTGCTATGGTAAACAAGGTTCAGAATGTAGAAGTACATGAAGACCAAATCAATAACTTCATGCCACAGATCTTGGAAAGCCTTCAGGACTTGAGCAAAGAGGAAGTGATCAAGAAATTCGCTTCTTTGGAGTTCAACAGATTCCTGAACTATTACCAAGATGCACCGGACTTGAACATGGAAGCGCGCGAATCCCGTGGCGACCGTGACAGAGATGGTGGACGTCGTTCCGGCTCGAAAGGATACACCCGTTTGTTCATCAACTTGGGTTCCGTAGACGAGTTCAGCCGTGGCGATATGTTAGGCTTTATCTGTAACAACGGTAAGATCTCCGGAAAATCCGTTGGTAAAATCGATATGAAGGGTGTATTTACCTTCTTCGAAGTATTGGATGAAGAAGTGGAAAACGTATTCCAAGGCTTTAAGGGCGCTGAATTCAACGGAAGAGGTGTACGCATCGAGGTTTCCGGTGAAGGTGGTCGTTCTGACCGCGGTGGCAAACGTCGCTCCGGTGGCAGTGGTGACCGTAGAGACCGTAGTGGTTACTCCTCACGTGGCGGATCAGGTTCCGGCCGTAGAGATAGAGACCGCGGAGGTTCTGGTTTCCGTGACTTCTCTGGAAAACGCAGAGAATCCAAAAGCAGATACTAA
- a CDS encoding glutamate racemase, protein MKDLLTWGRLPVLAVLLNSPFFSSAQEPLAIEAAILNDPRSYYHVDFANYPKDLKDFPIGVFDSGTGGLTVLDALVNFDEFKNDSRKLGGDGQLDFQQERFIYLADQANMPYGNYHAVQKDDLLVEHILKDFQFLLGRSYYSSPTATAPRKDKEPVKAIVIACNTATAYGYKDAEEFMAKTGLDIPVIGVINAAARGTLALFGKEETGSIGVFATVGTIASGGYERTLREQIQQLGMRDDIQIFNQGGHGIAEAVDEEPDFIKLDAQAPRSNYRGPALDHSEYAIDRTLLDIYNFNFDKNQMLCDSKDAEDCSLLQINSSENYIRYHLVSLLEQMRKAPEAKPLKALILGCTHYPYLVKEINQVLEELRNYRGKDGGLPYADLIHTEVHIIDPSVFVARELHEAMAKQELFSREGDMAQSEFYISVPNTDNADVRLEGEELRFTYDYKYGRSANVLQEYVKVVPFDRSTISDATLGRFKTIIPNTYRLISNFSNGNLKVKDTAASLRIP, encoded by the coding sequence ATGAAAGACCTATTGACCTGGGGGAGGCTGCCTGTGCTGGCGGTCCTCCTGAATAGCCCTTTTTTTTCCTCCGCACAGGAGCCTTTGGCTATTGAAGCTGCTATCCTCAATGATCCGAGGAGTTATTACCATGTTGACTTTGCGAATTACCCCAAAGACCTGAAGGATTTCCCGATCGGCGTTTTTGACTCGGGCACGGGCGGGCTTACCGTACTGGATGCCTTGGTGAATTTTGATGAATTTAAGAACGACAGCCGGAAGCTGGGCGGGGATGGGCAATTGGATTTTCAGCAGGAGCGTTTCATCTACCTGGCCGATCAGGCCAATATGCCCTATGGCAATTACCATGCGGTGCAAAAGGATGACCTGCTGGTGGAGCATATCCTGAAAGACTTCCAATTCCTATTAGGAAGGAGCTATTACTCAAGTCCAACGGCAACTGCACCGCGCAAGGATAAAGAGCCGGTGAAGGCCATTGTCATTGCCTGCAACACGGCGACGGCTTATGGTTATAAGGATGCAGAGGAGTTCATGGCAAAGACGGGTTTGGATATTCCTGTTATCGGGGTAATCAACGCGGCAGCACGTGGAACATTGGCGCTATTCGGTAAGGAAGAGACCGGGTCCATTGGCGTCTTTGCGACGGTCGGAACGATTGCATCAGGAGGCTATGAGCGAACATTGCGGGAACAGATCCAGCAATTGGGAATGCGTGATGATATTCAGATTTTCAACCAGGGCGGGCACGGTATCGCTGAAGCCGTGGATGAGGAGCCTGATTTCATCAAGCTGGATGCGCAGGCGCCAAGGTCCAATTACCGCGGGCCGGCACTGGATCACAGCGAATATGCCATTGACAGGACGCTGTTGGATATCTATAATTTCAATTTCGATAAAAACCAAATGCTCTGCGATAGCAAGGATGCAGAGGATTGCAGCCTGCTGCAGATCAATTCCTCCGAAAACTATATCCGGTATCATTTGGTGAGCCTGCTCGAGCAGATGCGCAAGGCTCCGGAGGCAAAGCCGCTGAAAGCCCTGATTTTAGGTTGTACCCATTATCCGTACCTGGTGAAGGAAATCAATCAGGTGCTGGAAGAACTGCGGAATTATCGTGGAAAGGATGGAGGGTTGCCCTACGCCGATTTGATCCATACGGAAGTCCATATCATCGACCCATCCGTTTTTGTTGCCCGAGAGCTGCACGAAGCGATGGCGAAGCAGGAGCTGTTCAGCAGGGAAGGCGATATGGCGCAATCGGAGTTTTACATTTCGGTGCCCAATACGGACAATGCGGATGTCCGGTTGGAAGGGGAGGAGCTGCGGTTTACCTACGATTATAAATATGGCCGCTCGGCCAATGTGTTGCAGGAATATGTGAAGGTTGTTCCGTTCGATCGCAGTACCATTTCGGATGCGACCTTGGGGAGGTTCAAAACTATCATTCCGAATACCTACCGATTGATCAGCAATTTTTCCAACGGAAATCTGAAGGTCAAGGATACGGCTGCATCGTTGCGTATTCCCTAA
- a CDS encoding HPP family protein, with the protein MKKFRRSVYRHMRVYRYVFYREMLVDFREHFWSFIGAFIGIGLIALLQSYQLPATENIFLIGSFGASAVLVYGAIQSPLAQPRNLVGGHVVSAIVGVTVGKLLPDVIWLTAPTAVAFSIVAMQITRSLHPPGGATALIAVSGGQQITQLGYLYVLTPVFSGALILLLVALLFNNITKKRHYPVKMSRLRRSRRRQLQNRFKLNRPE; encoded by the coding sequence GTGAAGAAGTTCAGGAGGTCTGTCTATCGGCATATGCGCGTTTACCGGTATGTTTTCTATCGGGAAATGCTTGTTGATTTCCGTGAGCATTTCTGGTCCTTTATCGGTGCTTTTATTGGTATCGGGCTGATTGCACTCCTGCAGTCGTATCAATTGCCCGCTACAGAGAATATCTTTCTTATTGGTTCCTTTGGCGCTTCCGCAGTTTTGGTGTATGGTGCGATACAGAGCCCCTTGGCACAGCCGCGCAACTTGGTCGGTGGCCATGTGGTTTCCGCCATCGTTGGAGTGACCGTGGGTAAGCTCCTGCCGGACGTGATCTGGTTGACGGCACCAACGGCTGTGGCCTTCTCCATTGTGGCCATGCAGATCACCCGAAGCTTGCATCCCCCAGGTGGTGCAACGGCATTGATTGCCGTGAGCGGCGGACAGCAGATCACCCAATTGGGCTATCTTTATGTCCTTACGCCGGTTTTTTCTGGCGCGCTTATTTTGCTGCTCGTCGCCTTACTGTTCAATAACATTACCAAAAAGCGGCACTACCCCGTTAAGATGTCGCGCCTGCGGCGGTCGAGACGCAGACAATTGCAGAATAGATTTAAGCTGAACCGTCCGGAATAA
- the rlmB gene encoding 23S rRNA (guanosine(2251)-2'-O)-methyltransferase RlmB produces the protein MQNFQRRDRSEKRETNQMVFGIRAVMEAIDSGKEIESLFVQRGLSGPLFAEFKALLKENNMTFQQVPIEKLNRITRKNHQGVIAVISPITYQDIEDLLPVIYERGETPLLLMLDGVTDVRNMGAIARTAECAGVHAIIVPKKGSAEINPDAIKTSAGALYKIPVCRQDSLNKVGKFLIESGVQLVVSTEKTKESIYDVDYKVPSCIIMGAEDVGVSDDLIRISDKLAKIPMFGEIESLNVSVSAAVVIYEAIRQRQLS, from the coding sequence ATGCAAAATTTTCAACGTAGGGATAGATCGGAAAAAAGAGAAACCAACCAAATGGTGTTCGGTATTCGTGCCGTTATGGAAGCCATCGATAGCGGTAAGGAGATTGAATCCTTATTTGTTCAGCGTGGCCTTTCCGGACCTTTGTTTGCGGAGTTCAAGGCGCTGCTTAAGGAGAACAACATGACCTTCCAGCAGGTTCCGATCGAGAAATTGAATCGCATTACCCGTAAGAACCATCAAGGGGTCATTGCGGTGATCTCACCGATTACCTACCAGGATATCGAAGACCTCCTTCCGGTTATCTACGAGCGTGGTGAAACGCCATTGCTGTTGATGTTGGATGGCGTGACGGATGTCCGCAATATGGGTGCCATTGCACGTACCGCGGAATGTGCGGGTGTGCATGCCATCATCGTTCCGAAAAAAGGATCCGCAGAGATCAACCCGGATGCCATCAAGACGTCCGCGGGTGCACTCTATAAGATCCCGGTATGCAGACAGGATTCCCTGAATAAGGTAGGGAAGTTCCTGATCGAATCGGGTGTACAGCTGGTTGTCAGTACCGAGAAAACCAAGGAATCCATTTACGATGTGGATTACAAGGTGCCTTCCTGTATCATCATGGGTGCGGAAGATGTGGGCGTTTCGGACGACCTGATCCGAATCTCAGACAAATTGGCGAAAATCCCTATGTTCGGCGAAATCGAATCCTTGAATGTTTCCGTTTCCGCGGCGGTCGTGATCTACGAAGCGATCCGTCAGCGTCAGCTATCCTAA